Proteins co-encoded in one Arthrobacter alpinus genomic window:
- a CDS encoding ATP-binding cassette domain-containing protein codes for MSIDAEANYRTTGQHAADKHDLIRVQGARVNNLKNISVEIPKRRLTVFTGVSGSGKSSLVFGTIAAESQRMINETYSAFVQGFMPTLARPDVDVLEGLTTAILVDQERIGANPRSTVGTVTDANAMLRIVFSRLGQPYIGSPQAYSFNVASISGAGAVTIEKAGEKIKERRSFSITGGMCPRCEGMGKVNDFNLDALFDSTKSLSEGAVLVPNYSMDGWYGRIFSGSGFFDMDKKLGKFTKKELHDLLYKEPVKIKVEGINLTYEGIIPKMQKSMLAKDVDAMQPHIRAFVERAVVFTTCPECSGTRLAAHARNSKIDGVSIADACAMQISDLAAWVRSLDEPSVAPLLGSLGESLDSFVDIGLGYLSLDRPSGTLSGGEAQRTKMIRHLGSSLTDITYVFDEPTIGLHPHDIARMNQLLLQLRDKGNTVLVVEHKPEAIAIADHVIDLGPRAGSDGGEVVYEGSLEGLRASGTLTGKHLDDRMTLKDSFRAHTGVLEVRGANENNLKNVDVDIPLGMLTVITGVAGSGKSSLIHGSVSGREGVVTVDQGAILGSRRSNPATYTGLLDPIRKAFAKANGVKPALFSANSEGACPTCNGAGVIYTDLGMMAGVSTVCEECEGRRFQAAVLEYRLGRKNISEVLSMSVDASVEYFAEGNAKLPAAHKIVARLSDVGLGYLKLGQPLTTLSGGERQRIKLATHLGEKGGIYVLDEPTTGLHLADVEKLLGLLDRLVESGKSVIVIEHHQAVMAHADWIIDIGPGAGHDGGTVVFEGTPADLVASKETLTGQHLAAYVGA; via the coding sequence CTACAGGACCACGGGGCAGCATGCAGCCGACAAACATGACTTGATTCGTGTGCAGGGTGCGCGGGTTAACAACCTCAAGAACATCAGCGTCGAGATCCCCAAGCGCCGTCTGACGGTCTTCACAGGCGTCTCCGGTTCCGGCAAGAGTTCGCTGGTCTTTGGCACCATTGCCGCCGAATCTCAGCGGATGATCAATGAAACCTACAGCGCGTTTGTCCAGGGCTTCATGCCTACGCTGGCGCGCCCCGACGTGGACGTTTTAGAAGGGCTGACCACGGCGATCCTGGTTGACCAAGAGCGGATAGGTGCCAACCCGCGCTCCACCGTGGGGACCGTGACCGATGCAAACGCCATGCTGCGCATCGTCTTCAGCCGGCTGGGGCAGCCGTACATCGGCTCGCCGCAGGCCTATTCGTTCAACGTGGCTTCGATTTCAGGGGCCGGCGCCGTGACCATCGAAAAAGCGGGGGAGAAGATCAAGGAGCGGCGCAGCTTCTCCATCACCGGCGGCATGTGTCCGCGCTGCGAAGGCATGGGCAAGGTCAATGACTTCAACCTCGACGCCCTCTTTGATTCCACCAAGTCCCTGTCCGAAGGCGCCGTCCTGGTGCCCAACTACAGCATGGACGGTTGGTACGGTCGCATCTTTTCGGGCTCCGGTTTCTTTGACATGGACAAGAAGCTGGGCAAGTTCACGAAGAAGGAACTCCATGACCTTCTGTACAAGGAGCCTGTCAAGATCAAGGTTGAGGGCATCAATCTGACGTATGAGGGCATCATTCCGAAGATGCAAAAATCCATGCTGGCCAAGGATGTGGACGCCATGCAACCGCACATTCGCGCCTTCGTGGAGCGCGCCGTCGTCTTCACCACCTGCCCTGAGTGCAGCGGCACCCGCCTGGCCGCACATGCCCGCAATTCCAAGATCGACGGCGTGAGCATCGCCGATGCCTGTGCCATGCAAATCAGCGATCTCGCCGCTTGGGTGCGGTCCTTGGACGAGCCGTCGGTGGCGCCGCTGCTTGGGTCGCTGGGGGAGAGCCTCGACTCCTTCGTGGACATTGGGCTCGGCTACCTTTCGCTGGACCGCCCCTCCGGCACCTTGTCCGGCGGTGAGGCTCAGCGGACCAAGATGATCCGCCATCTGGGTTCTTCCCTGACAGACATCACCTATGTCTTCGACGAGCCCACTATCGGCTTGCACCCGCACGACATTGCCCGCATGAACCAGCTCCTGCTGCAATTGCGCGACAAGGGCAACACCGTCCTGGTTGTGGAGCATAAGCCCGAGGCCATCGCGATTGCCGACCACGTGATCGACCTCGGCCCGCGGGCTGGGTCCGACGGCGGTGAGGTGGTCTACGAGGGCAGCCTCGAGGGGTTGCGGGCCAGTGGCACGTTGACTGGCAAGCATCTGGACGACCGTATGACGCTGAAGGATTCGTTCCGGGCGCACACCGGTGTGCTTGAGGTGCGCGGGGCCAATGAGAACAACTTGAAGAATGTGGACGTCGACATTCCGCTGGGCATGCTGACGGTGATCACGGGCGTGGCCGGTTCGGGCAAGAGCTCGCTCATCCACGGCTCCGTTTCCGGACGCGAAGGCGTTGTTACGGTGGACCAGGGAGCCATCCTTGGCTCCCGGCGCAGTAACCCCGCCACCTACACGGGCCTGTTGGACCCCATCCGCAAGGCCTTCGCCAAGGCCAACGGCGTCAAGCCCGCCCTGTTCAGCGCCAATTCCGAAGGTGCCTGCCCCACCTGCAACGGCGCCGGCGTCATCTACACCGACCTTGGCATGATGGCCGGCGTCTCCACCGTCTGCGAGGAATGCGAGGGCCGCCGTTTCCAGGCCGCCGTCCTCGAGTACCGCCTGGGTCGGAAGAACATCAGCGAGGTCCTGTCCATGTCGGTGGATGCGTCAGTGGAGTACTTTGCGGAAGGTAATGCCAAGCTGCCTGCCGCGCACAAGATTGTCGCCCGCCTATCCGACGTCGGACTGGGTTACCTCAAGCTCGGCCAGCCGCTCACCACCCTCTCCGGCGGTGAGCGCCAGCGCATTAAGTTGGCCACGCATCTGGGGGAGAAGGGCGGCATCTACGTCCTGGACGAACCCACCACGGGCCTGCACCTGGCCGACGTCGAGAAGCTTCTGGGGCTGCTGGACCGGCTGGTCGAGTCGGGGAAATCGGTCATTGTGATTGAGCATCACCAGGCCGTCATGGCGCACGCCGATTGGATCATTGACATTGGACCCGGTGCCGGGCACGACGGCGGGACTGTCGTTTTCGAGGGAACGCCGGCAGATCTGGTGGCATCGAAAGAGACGCTGACAGGCCAGCATCTGGCGGCCTATGTTGGCGCCTAA
- a CDS encoding bifunctional GNAT family N-acetyltransferase/GrpB family protein — protein MPRPEGDFVNYEPDGKSLGDALAPGQLVIRQAVVADIPRIVETNEQSGQDSVGLFPLAAAISDEARLVVVACADGVIVGWAKTHFWAQPDELAPAGHYLGGVSVKPEWRRRGIGTALTETRLAWIWERASTASYVVNAANLASIDMHARWGFRMAETAVKFHTTEFLGGVGLLMSACRPRRREDVTEVELMGGVEYRKLELRAYDPCWPVRYEVERNKIESSLGGLPVSIDHVGSTSVRGLAAKDVIDILITVPDITDEEHYVKQLVSAGYEMRVREPGHRLLRTPARDVHIHVNEAEDGHAADKLRFRDQLRRSDNDRKLYESTKKALLRRDWVDMNAYADAKTDVIREILSHTEPTRSGQ, from the coding sequence ATGCCCCGCCCAGAGGGAGATTTCGTCAACTATGAACCAGATGGGAAGTCGCTTGGTGACGCTCTCGCTCCCGGGCAGTTGGTCATTCGCCAAGCCGTTGTGGCCGATATTCCACGGATAGTTGAGACCAACGAGCAATCGGGGCAGGATTCTGTGGGACTCTTTCCCCTCGCCGCAGCGATTTCGGATGAGGCGCGGCTCGTTGTCGTCGCATGTGCCGATGGGGTCATTGTCGGCTGGGCCAAGACCCATTTCTGGGCGCAGCCGGACGAGCTGGCTCCGGCTGGGCACTATTTGGGCGGTGTCAGCGTGAAGCCCGAATGGCGGCGGCGGGGGATTGGCACCGCCTTGACTGAAACACGATTGGCCTGGATCTGGGAGCGCGCCTCGACGGCCTCTTACGTTGTTAATGCAGCCAATCTTGCCTCTATAGACATGCATGCACGATGGGGTTTTCGGATGGCTGAGACCGCCGTAAAATTCCACACCACGGAATTTTTGGGAGGTGTGGGTCTACTCATGTCCGCCTGCCGCCCCAGGCGACGGGAAGACGTCACGGAAGTGGAATTAATGGGGGGAGTGGAATACCGCAAGCTCGAACTCCGGGCATATGACCCATGCTGGCCGGTCCGATATGAAGTCGAGCGGAACAAGATCGAGTCGTCGCTGGGCGGGCTTCCTGTGTCGATCGACCACGTTGGTTCAACATCTGTCCGTGGCCTAGCTGCAAAAGACGTTATCGACATCCTGATCACCGTTCCTGATATCACCGACGAGGAACATTATGTCAAGCAATTGGTTTCTGCTGGATACGAAATGCGCGTTCGGGAGCCAGGGCATCGTCTGTTGCGGACGCCTGCCAGGGACGTGCACATCCACGTGAATGAAGCCGAAGACGGGCATGCGGCAGACAAGCTGCGGTTTCGAGACCAGCTCCGTCGCAGCGACAATGATAGAAAACTCTACGAGTCAACTAAAAAGGCATTGTTACGGCGCGACTGGGTAGACATGAACGCTTACGCCGACGCCAAGACCGACGTCATCAGGGAAATCTTGTCGCACACAGAACCGACGCGTAGCGGCCAGTAG